From a single Gavia stellata isolate bGavSte3 chromosome 5, bGavSte3.hap2, whole genome shotgun sequence genomic region:
- the LOC132317151 gene encoding LOW QUALITY PROTEIN: syntabulin-like (The sequence of the model RefSeq protein was modified relative to this genomic sequence to represent the inferred CDS: inserted 2 bases in 1 codon; substituted 1 base at 1 genomic stop codon) translates to MSFKTLRLQEAPRRHSKNGECKKEVSKLQRRNGQVKDVQKVGCPPLKGGSRLRMPATSSLASRLVHEKATAPTAKLRSEADFRSSGSMGGISAPEVHVSAAGSKRSSFSLNRGPYGRNDGSLSYKFLASPPASCEKDPLSRLGKSQLCPANVRQNHGASSASRSKSGSCKGSDSSSVMRQVFISACQCSAHXLTVSARYISCGDNHSMKPENPEQYLNSLQQKEVTVRHLKTKLKESEGRLKEREVEIEELKAQLGRMKEDWVEEECHRVEAELAALEARREVKQLKQVIESMKNSLAEKDKKMQQYFIDISIENKKLESLLQSMEMAQSSSVRDEQCLEHRCDSEGKPLVLCATMPDSLTTEDQALEEVADSGLLLNEGTANGTDSCEDSLTTITSELSDPAPSSSAVTQEMLESVLDEKVTSFQEEEKVSNVMVEQAIQTDVVPSSLDVEQLIQNIFRAEGACPLSPPSSLKELGEFSPGRFSDSGIVVDLTPSHLNAAILLSPVESPCRKVEHGVNENHFVKERDFTEPHDDEAFGYVKTGKKKRYXVAAPVVPTILWAFRTRRGGTDPIYSIGALFCVCGLVALHSLHHIPFKMRT, encoded by the exons ATGAGCTTT AAGACTCTCAGGCTGCAGGAAGCACCCAGACGTCACAGCAAAAATGGAGaatgcaaaaaagaagtcagcaagttacaaaggaggaatgggcaagtaaaag ATGTACAGAAAGTGGGATGCCCACCGTTAAAGGGAGGTTCTCGCCTCAGGATGCCTGCCACCTCGAGCTTAGCCTCGCGCTTGGTCCATGAGAAAGCCACGGCTCCGACTGCAAAGCTGA GGAGTGAAGCCGATTTCAGGTCTTCAGGCAGCATGGGCGGTATTTCAGCGCCTGAAGTCCAtgtgtctgctgctggaagcaaaagatcttctttttctctcaa CCGTGGCCCTTATGGTCGGAATGATGGATCCTTATCCTACAAGTTCTTAGCCAGCCCACCTGCTTCCTGTGAAAAGGACCCTTTGTCAAGACTGGGCAAaagccagctgtgtcctgctaACGTCCGCCAGAATCACGGAGCTTCTTCAGCCAGCAGGAGCAAGTCAGGCTCATGCAAAGGAAGCGACAGCAGCTCAGTGATGAGGCaagtctttatttcagcatgccAGTGTTCAGCGCACTGACTTACCGTCTCTGCACGGTA caTTTCTTGTGGTGACAATCACAGCATGAAGCCAGAAAATCCAGAGCAGTATTTAAattctctgcagcagaaagaagtTACAGTAcggcatttgaaaacaaagctgaaggaatctGAGGGCAGACTTAAAGAAAG gGAAGTGGAAATAGAAGAActcaaagctcagctgggacGGATGAAGGAAGACTGGGTTGAGGAAGAGTGTCATCgtgtggaggcagagctggccgcCTTGGAAGCAAGAAGGGAAGTTAAACAACTCAAGCAGGTtattgaaagcatgaaaaacagcttggctgagaaagacaaaaaaatgcagcaatacttCATAGACATAAgcattgaaaacaagaaactggagtctttgctgcagagcatggagatggctcagagcagctctgtgagagatgagcagtgcctggagcacaggTGTGACTCAGAGGGGAAGCCGTTGGTGTTGTGTGCCACAATGCCAGACAGCCTCACCACAGAGGACCAAGctctggaggaggtggcagatAGTGGGCTGCTTCTTAATGAGGGCACAGCTAACGGGACTGATTCCTGTGAAGACAGTTTGACCACCATAACCTCTGAGTTGAGTGATCCAGCTCCCTCCAGTTCTGCTGTGACTCAAGAGATGCTTGAAAGTGTTCTGGATGAGAAAGTAACTtctttccaggaggaggagaaagtcagCAATGTGATGGTGGAACAGGCCATCCAGACTGACGTGGTGCCATCTAGCCTAGATGTGGAGCAGCtcattcaaaacatcttcagagctGAAGGCGCCTGTCCTCTAAGCCCACCATCTTCACTGAAGGAACTGGGTGAATTTTCTCCTGGAAGGTTCAGTGACTCTGGTATCGTAGTGGACTTAACTCCAAGTCATCTAAACGCTGCCATCCTTTTGTCTCCTGTGGAGTCTCCCTGCAGGAAGGTGGAGCACGGAGTGAATGAAAACCATTTCGTGAAAGAACGTGATTTTACAGAACCTCATGATGATGAAGCCTTTGGGTATgtcaagacaggaaaaaagaagagata tGTAGCAGCCCCTGTTGTACCAACTATCCTGTGGGCTTTCCGTACTCggagaggaggaacagatcCCATTTACAGTATTGGAgcattgttttgtgtttgcGGCCTGGTGGCCCTGCACTCTTTACACCATATACCCTTCAAGATGAGAACCTGA